Proteins co-encoded in one Ziziphus jujuba cultivar Dongzao chromosome 9, ASM3175591v1 genomic window:
- the LOC107426530 gene encoding uncharacterized protein LOC107426530 encodes MPPRRRTRKGDRRLDAALDAMALLGFPDKLVSQTINELLKVYGKDGWVFIEECSYLVLIDALVEKQKEVSKEQASSLENGAGSMEDIESSAAGSSNGVRISTTCSMPEDNNSSKTYDTLEAPSQTSGAQDSVTLTNDSAPKECIPPAEEERRSPGEIKLDQSSRRKKAHFVLGNNAKDSGTDKNGRTKTQKLEGGVPIQSHRPCHGWISDDDDDDEDLVELSPEPLPQHLENLFIGSCSKKKRKSRWDVRPEDM; translated from the exons ATGCCTCCAAGACGACGAACCAGG AAGGGTGATAGACGTTTAGATGCAGCCTTGGATGCCATGGCTCTCCTTGGGTTTCCTGATAAATTGGTTTCTCAAACTATCAATGAACTCTTGAAA GTTTATGGAAAAGATGGATGGGTTTTTATTGAAGAGTGTTCTTACCTTGTCTTAATCGATGCCTTGGTTGAGAAACAAAAAGAGGTTTCTAAAGAACAG GCTTCTTCTTTAGAAAATGGTGCCGGAAGCATGGAAGATATTGAATCATCAGCTGCAGGGTCTTCAAATGGGGTTAGAATATCTACTACCTGCTCTATGCCAGAGGATAACAACAGTAGCAAAACATATGATACTTTGGAAGCTCCATCACAGACCAGCGGAGCTCAGGATTCTGTGACACTAACTAATGACTCAG CTCCTAAGGAATGCATCCCACCagcagaagaagaaagaagaagcccTGGAGAGATTAAGTTGGACCAGAGCTCCAGAAGAAAGAAAGCGCATTTTGTATTGGGTAACAATGCTAAAGATTCTGGGACTGATAAAAATGGTAGGACGAAGACCCAAAAATTGGAGGGTGGAGTTCCAATCCAGAGTCATAGACCTTGCCATGGTTGGATTtctgatgacgatgatgatgatgaggatcTTGTGGAACTATCTCCGGAACCCTTACCACAACATTTGGAAAATTTGTTTATTGGATCTTGTAGTAAGAAAAAGCGTAAGAGCAGGTGGGATGTGAGGCCTGAAGATATGTAA
- the LOC107426569 gene encoding uncharacterized protein LOC107426569, producing MEKISRACASMDEEQEYEFLKEVVVVEHEEGEHDQGLSRWEFIDASDADSDSEEDRHLFEEEEEEDRVHHDDEANGSLSCRPSIPLPIPNGHDRIQRRVGVHHLLPLVDLKSPDDYDDDANEEEEEDDEDDSDDGYDLDDELVPWSVSNKFGRQRMRKLGKRAFPKMNNSKRSPYLFVRPGCVRGKHGLGLKHSC from the coding sequence atggagaaaatttcAAGGGCATGTGCATCCATGGATGAAGAGCAAGAGTACGAATTCTTAAAGGAAGTAGTAGTAGTGGAACACGAAGAAGGAGAACATGACCAGGGTTTGTCTCGCTGGGAGTTCATCGACGCCTCAGATGCTGATTCTGATTCCGAAGAAGACCGCCATTTgttcgaagaagaagaagaagaagatcgaGTGCACCATGATGATGAAGCCAATGGGTCTCTCTCTTGTCGCCCTTCGATTCCTTTGCCTATACCTAATGGGCATGATCGAATCCAACGCCGTGTCGgtgttcatcatcttcttcctcttGTGGATTTGAAATCCCCTGATGATTACGATGATGATGCTAATGAGGAAGAGGAGGAAGACGATGAAGATGATAGCGATGATGGGTATGACTTGGACGATGAGCTCGTGCCGTGGTCGGTAAGCAACAAGTTTGGGAGGCAGAGAATGAGGAAGTTGGGGAAAAGGGCTTTCCCGAAGATGAACAATTCGAAACGATCGCCTTATTTGTTTGTAAGGCCTGGTTGTGTTCGTGGCAAGCATGGTCTGGGTTTGAAGCACAGTTGCTAG